The Trichocoleus desertorum ATA4-8-CV12 genome contains a region encoding:
- a CDS encoding iron ABC transporter permease produces MASGPPFFLTLAGGLVAIAIALPLAYLVFRTSGIGAEQMWTLLSRPRTLTVLLNSAGMAAAVTLLSALIAIPIAFLTLRTDLPGRRSWLIAATLPLAIPSYVGSFTLLAAFGPKGSGLQLLLEPLGIQELPSIYGWPGTLLALTLFTYPYLLLSVRAGLQGIDPALEEVARSLGRSPWATFWQVTLPQLRPSIVAGGLLVALYALRDFGTPSLMRFDAFTRVIFLQYKSSFDRTSASLLALVLVGLVLLILWLEYRVRSRAKYYSRAAAVRRSPQLVKLGIWKWPALLFCAAIVALSLVLPFAMTIFWLVRGWLAKVDMLAPTDLLHIAFNSIAAAGLAAIAAILFALPVAILSVRFPGRITTAIERCSYIGFGLPGIVVALSLVFFGANYLPWIYQTLPLLVFAYLILFLPQTVGTVRSSLLQVNPQVEESARSLGRTPWQTLREITLPLVRPGILSGTVLVFLTAIKELPATLLLAPIGFKTLATQIWQATENISFAEAAAASLAMLLVSAGSTLIVLAQDQARIAHR; encoded by the coding sequence ATGGCTTCCGGGCCACCTTTCTTCTTGACTTTGGCTGGGGGGCTAGTAGCGATCGCGATCGCCTTGCCTCTGGCCTATCTGGTGTTTCGAACTTCGGGAATTGGGGCAGAACAAATGTGGACGCTTCTGTCTCGACCCCGAACCCTAACCGTGCTGCTGAACAGTGCGGGAATGGCGGCGGCTGTCACGTTGTTGTCAGCGCTGATTGCGATTCCTATCGCTTTCTTAACGCTACGAACTGATTTGCCAGGGCGAAGGAGTTGGTTGATCGCGGCGACGTTACCACTGGCGATTCCCAGTTATGTGGGCAGTTTTACGCTGCTAGCGGCCTTTGGGCCTAAAGGTAGTGGCTTGCAGTTGTTGCTAGAGCCCTTGGGAATTCAAGAGCTGCCTTCAATTTATGGTTGGCCTGGAACGCTTTTAGCGCTGACGTTGTTTACCTATCCTTACTTGCTGCTAAGTGTACGGGCTGGGCTGCAAGGGATTGATCCAGCGCTTGAAGAAGTGGCGCGGAGTTTGGGCCGTAGCCCTTGGGCAACTTTTTGGCAGGTGACGCTGCCGCAACTACGACCCTCTATCGTGGCGGGTGGGCTGCTCGTCGCCTTGTACGCTTTGCGCGATTTTGGCACCCCGTCGCTGATGCGGTTTGATGCCTTTACCCGCGTGATTTTTCTGCAATATAAGTCTAGTTTTGATCGGACCTCAGCTTCGCTGCTGGCACTGGTCTTAGTGGGTTTAGTGCTGCTGATTCTTTGGTTGGAGTACCGGGTGCGATCGCGAGCCAAGTACTACAGTCGTGCTGCTGCCGTGAGACGATCGCCTCAGTTGGTAAAGCTGGGAATCTGGAAATGGCCCGCTCTCCTGTTTTGTGCCGCTATTGTGGCGCTGAGCTTAGTGCTGCCTTTTGCCATGACGATCTTTTGGCTAGTACGGGGCTGGTTGGCCAAAGTAGATATGTTGGCTCCCACTGATTTACTGCACATCGCGTTTAACTCGATCGCGGCAGCGGGATTAGCGGCGATCGCGGCAATTTTATTTGCCTTGCCTGTGGCCATATTGTCGGTGCGCTTTCCCGGACGAATTACCACGGCGATCGAGCGTTGTTCTTACATTGGCTTTGGCTTACCAGGCATTGTAGTGGCGTTGTCTTTAGTCTTTTTTGGGGCTAACTACTTGCCTTGGATTTACCAAACGCTGCCGCTGTTGGTGTTTGCTTACCTGATTTTGTTTCTACCGCAAACAGTGGGGACTGTCCGGAGTTCGTTGCTGCAAGTCAATCCACAAGTGGAAGAATCCGCCAGAAGCTTAGGCCGCACTCCTTGGCAAACCTTGCGGGAGATTACCCTACCGTTAGTTCGTCCGGGCATTCTCAGTGGAACGGTGCTAGTGTTCTTAACCGCGATCAAGGAATTACCTGCAACGCTGCTGCTAGCCCCGATTGGGTTTAAGACGCTAGCCACGCAGATCTGGCAAGCCACAGAAAATATCTCCTTTGCTGAGGCGGCAGCCGCTTCCCTAGCCATGCTCCTAGTCTCGGCTGGCTCTACCTTAATTGTCCTGGCGCAAGACCAGGCCAGAATTGCTCACCGCTAA
- a CDS encoding iron ABC transporter substrate-binding protein has product MKRRKLLSLLGLAVTTGGVAIACSNNPTPNAQTSPSATTAANSTTGEELVIYSGRDEKLVGPLIKKFEAETGTKVRVRYGDTAELTAAILEEQKNSPADVFYAQDPGALGALQQANRTTKLPDAVLAKVDDRFHSPTGQWVGVTGRARTVDYNTDLVKAEELPQSIFDLTDPKWKGKIGWAPTNGSFQAFVTALRVTEGEEKAKQWLEGMKANEPKVYPKNVPIVEALARGEIALGLVNHYYLERFKLENPEAPVAHHFTGDAGSMVNVSGVAILDSAKRPELAQKFVAFLLDNEAQNYFATETREYPLADGVKVASSNLKGLDQVQTPKIDLASLSDLDATLKLLQSTGVL; this is encoded by the coding sequence GTGAAGCGTCGTAAGTTATTGTCTTTATTAGGATTGGCGGTGACCACTGGAGGAGTTGCGATCGCTTGCTCCAACAACCCCACCCCCAATGCTCAAACCTCTCCTAGCGCTACGACTGCGGCTAACAGCACGACAGGTGAGGAACTAGTCATTTACTCTGGTCGAGATGAGAAATTAGTTGGGCCCCTGATCAAAAAATTTGAAGCGGAAACGGGCACTAAAGTCCGAGTTCGCTACGGCGATACGGCTGAGCTAACAGCGGCCATTCTAGAAGAGCAAAAGAATAGTCCCGCCGATGTCTTTTATGCCCAAGATCCGGGTGCTTTGGGAGCGCTGCAACAAGCCAATCGCACGACCAAGCTACCGGATGCTGTACTCGCCAAGGTGGACGATCGCTTCCATTCCCCAACGGGACAGTGGGTAGGAGTGACGGGACGCGCTCGCACGGTAGACTACAACACCGACTTGGTAAAAGCAGAAGAGTTGCCTCAATCCATTTTTGACCTCACCGATCCGAAATGGAAAGGCAAAATTGGCTGGGCCCCCACAAACGGCTCCTTTCAAGCTTTTGTCACTGCTTTGCGGGTGACCGAAGGGGAAGAGAAAGCGAAGCAATGGCTAGAAGGCATGAAAGCCAATGAGCCTAAGGTGTATCCCAAGAATGTGCCCATCGTAGAAGCTCTGGCTCGTGGTGAAATTGCGCTTGGTCTGGTGAACCACTACTACCTAGAACGATTTAAGCTGGAGAATCCTGAGGCACCTGTCGCCCATCACTTTACAGGTGATGCGGGTTCTATGGTCAACGTTTCAGGCGTAGCGATTTTGGACAGTGCGAAACGTCCAGAACTAGCCCAAAAGTTTGTCGCTTTCCTGTTGGACAACGAAGCCCAGAACTACTTTGCAACCGAGACGCGGGAATATCCTTTGGCTGATGGAGTCAAAGTGGCGAGTAGCAACTTGAAAGGTCTCGATCAGGTGCAAACGCCGAAAATTGACTTGGCTAGCTTGAGCGACCTGGATGCGACCCTGAAACTGCTGCAATCGACTGGAGTGCTCTAA